From Montipora foliosa isolate CH-2021 chromosome 6, ASM3666993v2, whole genome shotgun sequence, a single genomic window includes:
- the LOC138008798 gene encoding cell surface glycoprotein 1-like: MGRIHGWCFVCNSNTTKCSPFFLMYGRHPRLPLEVEKFVEKVVDEREIEELVKDLTAEDVLQEHVEKMSETRDVLFPNVLQNIEAAQEKQKQQYLRRKGKFDCIFKNGDTVLRRNMLQKTKKGHKMEDQWIGPYTVEELDSKKGTCRLRGKNGELLRRKINVKDLKMYRVQSTPQHPATPLQQPRAPSQQPATSSQQQTPPKQTTIPQQPVHSKQSTPSQQPTPQKHRTTHQQPVPPKQSIPNQQPTPQKQRTTPQQPVPPKQSIPNQQPTPQKQRTTHQQPEPYKQSTPKQQPTPQKQRTTPQQPVPPQQSIPNQQPTPQKQRTTPQQPEPYKQSIPNQQPTPQKQRTTPQQPEPYKQSIPNQQPTPQKQRTTHQQPEPYKQSTPNQQPTPQKQRTTPQQPVPPKQSIPNQQPTPQKQRTTPQQPEPYKQSTPNQQPTPQKQTTVPQQPVPSKQSTLSQQPTPQKQRTTPQQPVPSKLSTPDQPPATPEPTTSAEKQGPPQQPAEPQLFEACVKIQALLKATLPKYSEALRKVGGIMYLMVGFPPKGKNQ, translated from the exons ATGGGACGAATACACGGATGGTGCTTTGTTTGCAATTCCAACACTACCAAATGCAGCCCATTCTTCCTCATGTATGGTAGGCACCCGCGTTTGCCTCTTGAGGTAGAAAAGTTTGTAGAAAAGGTTGTTGATGAGAGAGAAATTGAGGAATTGGTAAAGGATTTGACGGCAGAGGATGTTCTGCAGGAGCATGTAGAAAAGATGTCAGAAACAAGAGATGTGCTTTTCCCAAACGTTCTGCAAAATATTGAAGCTGCTcaagaaaagcaaaaacaacagtacttaagaaggaaaggaaaatttGATTGCATTTTTAAGAATGGCGATACTGTCCTCCGCCGCAATATgctgcagaaaacaaaaaagggaCACAAAATGGAAGACCAGTGGATTGGCCCATATACTGTTGAAGAGCTCGACTCAAAAAAAGGAACCTGCAGGCTGCGGGGGAAGAATGGTGAACTACTTCGAAGGAAAATAAACGTCAAAGACCTTAAAATGTACAGGGTCCAATCCACACCTCAGCATCCAGCAACACCATTGCAGCAGCCT CGGGCACCATCCCAGCAACCGGCAACATCATCGCAACAGCAAACACCCCCAAAGCAGACAACCATACCTCAGCAGCCGGTGCATTCCAAGCAGTCAACACCATCCCAGCAGCCAACCCCCCAAAAGCATCGAACCACACATCAGCAGCCAGTGCCTCCCAAGCAGTCAATACCAAACCAGCAGCCAACACCCCAAAAGCAAAGAACCACACCTCAGCAGCCAGTGCCTCCCAAGCAGTCAATACCAAATCAGCAGCCAACACCCCAAAAGCAAAGAACCACACATCAGCAGCCAGAGCCTTACAAGCAGTCAACACCAAAACAGCAGCCAACACCCCAAAAGCAAAGAACCACACCTCAGCAGCCAGTGCCTCCCCAGCAGTCTATACCAAATCAGCAGCCAACACCCCAAAAGCAAAGAACCACACCTCAGCAGCCAGAGCCTTACAAGCAGTCAATACCAAACCAGCAGCCAACACCCCAAAAGCAAAGAACCACACCTCAGCAGCCAGAGCCTTACAAGCAGTCAATACCAAATCAGCAGCCAACACCCCAAAAGCAAAGAACCACACATCAGCAGCCAGAGCCTTACAAGCAGTCAACACCAAACCAGCAGCCAACACCCCAAAAGCAGAGAACCACACCTCAGCAGCCAGTGCCTCCCAAGCAGTCAATACCAAATCAGCAGCCAACACCCCAAAAGCAAAGAACCACACCTCAGCAGCCAGAACCTTACAAGCAGTCAACACCAAACCAGCAGCCAACACCCCAAAAGCAAACAACCGTACCTCAGCAGCCAGTGCCTTCTAAGCAGTCAACACTATCCCAGCAGCCAACACCCCAAAAGCAAAGAACCACACCTCAGCAGCCAGTGCCTTCCAAGCTGTCAACACCAGACCAGCCACCAGCAACACCTGAGCCAACAACATCAGCAGAAAAACAAGGACCACCCCAGCAGCCAGCAGAGCCCCAGCTCTTTGAGGCATGTGTAAAAATACAAGCATTATTAAAAGCCACCTTGCCGAAATACTCAGAGGCTCTAAGGAAAGTTGGTGGCATAATGTATTTAATGGTGGGATTTCCTCCGAAGGGGAAGAATCAATAA
- the LOC138005786 gene encoding CUB domain-containing protein 2-like, with product MSVFAGRFMLLLVVAIEMKCLLSFECSSNAPLIHDGNLRVFRASGALTCSWVLIVPENYTVKLTITQMNVDSGGNLNCGNDYLQIRDGGNSSETSLLGQLCNSHGGPNVFRSSGTELWMKYKSTQSSNSFEASFKKLLSPSFCPPNVISDGTPGLLASPYYPKDIPNDMECSWNITGPSDSRLVLLFRFLCLGICTSPASQCSCDSLSISNVFGARQICPQTELIPFISIGNRISLSMVTDEQCETHQFAVFCTFRTATARCIVFLARTMIFFFTECSQMVQLTNMSGWFSSPGFPSNYPANTQCAWNISIPSGFKIYLTFLEFDVEECDASCTCDYVEVTFTKAHSSQKRCGSIASGGWLWRNAINDDIIVRFKSDSHGRRKGFEAVYTFIPLDTWDSVPSAFCPWTDPIPTTQEAPSVQDSEASIRTAIAQTAGTSDEDSTSTVATEENTKQNSKVATKENLRDIGARVYGRGVSRLLASCAFVVLYLLYL from the exons ATGTCTGTGTTTGCTG GTCGATTTATGCTACTTTTGGTTGTGGCGATTGAGATGAAATGTCTGTTATCGTTTG AATGTTCAAGCAATGCTCCCTTGATCCATGACGGCAATCTCCGAGTCTTTAGAGCCAGCGGCGCACTGACTTGTTCCTGGGTGTTGATTGTACCGGAAAACTACACCGTCAAACTCACCATAACGCAGATGAATGTGGACTCGGGTGGAAATTTAAACTGTGGCAATGACTACTTACAG atTCGCGATGGGGGAAACAGTTCCGAGACTTCCCTGCTAGGACAACTTTGCAATTCGCATGGAGGTCCCAACGTTTTTCGTTCCAGTGGGACAGAGTTGTGGATGAAGTACAAGTCGACTCAATCTTCGAACTCCTTTGAGGCTTCCTTCAAGAAACTGTTAAGCCCGTCCT TTTGCCCTCCAAACGTGATTTCCGACGGCACTCCAGGCTTACTCGCGAGTCCATATTACCCGAAAGACATTCCAAACGACATGGAATGTTCGTGGAACATAACAGGACCGTCAGATTCTCGACTGGTCCTCTTATTTCGCTTCCTTTGTCTTGGAATATGCACCAGTCCCGCGTCTCAGTGTTCCTGCGACAGTCTGAGTATTAGTAATGTGTTCGGAGCGAGACAGATCTGCCCTCAAACTGAGCTCATTCCATTCATCTCGATTGGAAACAGAATTTCTTTGTCAATGGTGACGGACGAGCAATGCGAGACCCATCAGTTTGCGGTATTTTGTACTTTTAGAACGGCTACTGCTAGATGTATTGTGTTCCTTGCAAGAACCATGATTTT tttttttacagaatgTTCTCAAATGGTACAACTTACAAACATGAGCGGATGGTTTTCCAGCCCCGGTTTCCCTTCCAACTACCCCGCCAACACACAATGCGCATGGAATATATCGATTCCGTCAGGTTTCAAGATTTATTTAACGTTCCTGGAATTTGACGTTGAAGAGTGTGATGCTTCTTGCACATGCGATTATGTTGAG GTTACCTTCACAAAGGCGCATTCATCCCAAAAGAGATGTGGATCCATAGCTTCAGGAGGGTGGTTGTGGCGAAACGCCATCAACGATGACATTATAGTGAGGTTTAAGTCGGACAGTCACGGAAGGCGGAAAGGATTTGAAGCCGTGTACACTTTCATTCCACTAGACACCT GGGATTCAGTTCCTTCTGCTTTTTGCCCTTGGACAGATCCTATCCCTACCACTCAAGAGGCCCCATCTGTTCAAGACAGTGAGGCCAGCATACGAACAG CCATTGCTCAAACGGCTGGGACATCTGATGAAGATTCCACGTCTACAGTCGCTACAGAGGAAAATACAAAGCAAAATAGCAAGGTTGCTACGAAGGAAAATCTTAGGGATATAGGAGCTCGAGTTTATGGAAGAGGAGTTTCAAGATTACTTGCAAGTTGTGCATTCGTTGTGTTATATTTGTTATATTTATGA